A region from the Poecilia reticulata strain Guanapo linkage group LG12, Guppy_female_1.0+MT, whole genome shotgun sequence genome encodes:
- the LOC103473776 gene encoding bone morphogenetic protein 10-like → MTTLVFSNLRFLNIVIAALTGLSRSSPIKSAETYHRTSVGMDVINSPLHSAQDFLSQFLSTLNLTRLRSQPWTLTAQKEPLPEYMLELYNRFANDRTAMPSADIVRSFKNEDSSPRSIRVTGVWIHPLLFNISMPHYEQITMAELRLLVRKVQRPHVGFRCKVTIYKVHDGVVWTKEVGKEGRERDKVEVEAMKDLEELVTKHIHAKDNSWVSFDLTHVVTLWQKSGCATHRLEVHIENLGADEEGATRGATGRGKSVSQVDIDRRVEGQHNPVIIVFSDDQSRDHKEDRQELSQMIKHENDLPDNVITSQKSLHDRANPNADHPEQDELNDQSALEVRSNLIYDTPPRIRRSANTESCRRSPLFVDFKDIGWDSWVIQPLGYEAYKCNGVCSPPMTSEVSPTRHAIVQTRLSLRRPERASAACCVPTKLEPISLLYHDNGVVTFNHKYEGMVVAECGCR, encoded by the exons ATGACCACTTTGGTTTTCTCAAACCTTCGGTTCCTAAATATTGTGATTGCGGCGTTAACTGGCTTGAGCCGCAGCAGTCCAATCAAGTCTGCAGAGACTTACCACAGGACATCCGTCGGCATGGATGTGATCAACAGTCCTCTCCACAGTGCACAGGACTTTTTGAGCCAGTTTCTGTCAACACTGAACCTCACCAGGCTAAGGTCCCAGCCTTGGACTCTTACAGCCCAGAAAGAGCCACTTCCAGAGTACATGCTGGAGCTCTACAACCGATTTGCCAATGACCGCACTGCAATGCCGTCTGCCGACATTGTGCGCAGTTTCAAGAATGAAG ATTCTTCCCCCCGAAGTATAAGAGTCACTGGAGTATGGATACATCCCCTCCTATTCAATATCTCCATGCCACACTATGAACAAATTACAATGGCTGAGCTTCGACTGCTTGTGCGGAAGGTCCAAAGACCACATGTCGGCTTCAGATGCAAGGTGACAATCTACAAGGTACATGATGGTGTTGTTTGGACAAAAGAGGTGGGGAaagaagggagagagagggatAAAGTGGAGGTGGAGGCGATGAAGGATTTGGAGGAACTGGTGACAAAGCATATCCATGCCAAAGATAATAGCTGGGTGTCATTTGACCTCACTCATGTGGTGACACTTTGGCAGAAGTCAGGGTGCGCAACTCATAGGCTGGAGGTTCACATTGAGAACCTGGGGGCAGACGAGGAAGGGGCCACGAGAGGAGCAACAGGAAGGGGCAAAAGTGTGTCACAGGTTGATATTGACAGGAGAGTGGAGGGGCAACACAATCCAGTGATAATTGTGTTCTCAGATGACCAGAGCAGAGATCACAAAGAAGACAGACAAGAGCTGAGTCAGATGATTAAGCATGAGAATGACCTTCCTGATAACGTGATAACGAGCCAGAAATCTCTTCATGACCGTGCAAATCCCAACGCTGACCACCCGGAACAGGATGAGCTGAATGACCAGTCTGCCCTGGAGGTGCGGTCCAATCTTATCTACGACACGCCTCCTCGAATCCGCCGCAGCGCCAACACTGAGTCATGCAGGCGATCGCCcctttttgtggattttaaagACATCGGCTGGGACTCGTGGGTTATCCAGCCTTTGGGGTATGAAGCGTACAAGTGCAACGGCGTGTGCAGCCCGCCCATGACCTCAGAGGTTTCTCCCACCAGGCATGCCATAGTGCAGACTCGGCTGAGCCTCAGGCGCCCCGAACGAGCATCTGCTGCCTGCTGCGTTCCCACAAAGCTGGAGCCAATCTCCCTCCTTTATCACGATAACGGAGTGGTTACCTTCAACCACAAGTATGAGGggatggtggtggcagaatgCGGCTGCAGATAA